One Mycobacterium marseillense DNA window includes the following coding sequences:
- a CDS encoding SpoIIE family protein phosphatase — protein sequence MSDDISTDGFHAQYATALRTYLDARDEASLAIGYELGRTALQNQVSLLEIVENHVRLVFEIAKDVRIDGPIALEFLLQLLVPLDVAMRGFIDGNKRYAEQRARAEGLADRDKFRNALVNSLQEGFFVADHEGSVIEMNSAFIDIIGFPTEGLPYRWPHPWLVDTKTAAEQIGLVMNHGRADYETPIRHGDGHLAWVKVSINAVKESGSDRDAYVGTVRDITAERAFAARESAVLRLATAVAVAKSVDELLSITLDECRAAIDVQRVVAVLWPGGEGDPTVHAAGEPSETSWRKLDPWLRHTFTDARQQLPLTAKTVEAPDHPGKAQGLVAVLSGTGDLALWLELRTPRWVSGEDRLLVTVLISHLSLAMQHVRQFESARETSLTLQRAMLPPVEPPSGFTVRYEPAVPPLEIGGDWYDVLPIGDHRIGIVVGDCVGRGLPAAAIMGQLRSSARALLINGAEPAVLLDQLDSAASLIPNAYCTTVFLAILDTETGVLQYSNAGHMPAVLTGPAPGTTTLLTDAASVPLAVRRDQPRPQATRMLPPGSTLMLFTDGLVERKHESIDDGIERAADVLAQTMPLPLDVVADEVLRELAPEGGYDDDVAMVIYRHHQTPLRIESDATADQLVRIRHRLADWLRAAHITDELAADIVLVVNEACTNCVEHAYRGFVAGTMVVEASLGDGEVRTRITDYGSWKAPAANPVNGGRGLPLIRALSQSTQLDTAATGTTADITFQLPTESG from the coding sequence GTGAGCGACGACATCTCCACGGACGGCTTTCACGCGCAGTACGCCACCGCGTTGCGGACCTATCTGGACGCTCGCGACGAGGCCAGCCTGGCGATCGGATACGAGCTGGGCCGCACCGCCCTACAGAATCAAGTCAGCCTGCTCGAAATCGTCGAGAACCACGTCCGGCTGGTTTTCGAGATCGCGAAGGACGTGCGCATCGATGGGCCGATCGCGCTGGAATTCCTGCTGCAGCTGCTGGTTCCGCTCGACGTGGCCATGCGCGGGTTCATCGACGGCAACAAGCGCTACGCGGAACAGCGGGCCCGCGCCGAGGGGCTGGCCGACCGCGACAAATTCCGCAACGCGCTGGTGAATTCGCTGCAGGAGGGATTCTTCGTCGCCGACCACGAGGGCTCGGTGATCGAAATGAACAGCGCCTTCATCGACATCATCGGCTTTCCCACCGAGGGTTTGCCGTATCGGTGGCCGCACCCGTGGCTGGTCGACACCAAGACGGCGGCCGAACAAATAGGCCTGGTGATGAACCATGGCAGGGCCGACTACGAAACGCCGATACGCCACGGTGACGGGCATCTGGCCTGGGTGAAGGTGAGCATCAACGCGGTCAAGGAATCCGGCAGCGACCGCGACGCCTACGTCGGGACCGTGCGAGATATCACCGCGGAACGCGCCTTCGCGGCGCGGGAGAGCGCGGTGCTGCGCCTGGCCACGGCCGTGGCGGTGGCCAAGAGCGTGGACGAGTTGCTGTCGATCACGCTCGACGAGTGCCGCGCGGCAATCGATGTGCAACGCGTGGTCGCGGTCTTGTGGCCCGGCGGCGAGGGAGACCCCACGGTCCACGCCGCGGGCGAACCCTCGGAAACGTCGTGGCGCAAGCTGGATCCATGGTTGCGTCACACGTTCACCGACGCGCGTCAGCAGCTGCCGCTGACGGCGAAAACCGTTGAGGCGCCCGATCATCCCGGTAAGGCGCAGGGATTGGTCGCGGTGCTCTCCGGCACCGGGGACCTGGCGCTGTGGCTGGAGCTGCGCACACCTCGCTGGGTCAGCGGCGAAGACCGCCTGCTGGTCACCGTGCTGATCAGCCATCTCAGCCTGGCCATGCAGCACGTCCGTCAGTTCGAGAGCGCCCGCGAGACGTCGCTGACGTTGCAGCGCGCCATGCTCCCGCCGGTGGAACCCCCGTCGGGTTTCACGGTGCGCTACGAACCCGCGGTGCCGCCGTTGGAGATCGGCGGTGACTGGTACGACGTGCTGCCGATCGGCGATCACCGCATCGGCATCGTCGTCGGCGACTGCGTGGGTCGCGGCCTGCCGGCCGCGGCCATCATGGGACAGCTACGCAGTTCGGCGCGGGCGCTGTTGATCAACGGCGCCGAGCCCGCGGTGCTGCTCGATCAACTCGACTCGGCGGCATCGCTGATCCCGAACGCCTACTGCACCACCGTCTTTCTCGCGATCCTGGACACCGAAACCGGGGTGCTGCAATACAGCAACGCCGGGCACATGCCCGCCGTGCTCACCGGGCCCGCGCCGGGGACGACGACCCTGCTGACCGACGCCGCTTCGGTACCGCTGGCGGTCCGCCGAGACCAACCGCGCCCCCAGGCCACCCGGATGCTGCCGCCCGGCTCGACTTTGATGTTGTTCACCGATGGGCTGGTGGAACGCAAACACGAGTCGATCGACGACGGAATCGAGCGCGCGGCAGACGTTCTGGCGCAGACGATGCCATTGCCGCTGGACGTCGTCGCCGACGAGGTGCTTCGTGAACTGGCGCCCGAAGGTGGTTATGACGACGATGTGGCGATGGTGATCTACCGCCACCACCAGACGCCGCTGCGCATCGAAAGTGACGCCACCGCAGACCAATTGGTTCGCATCAGACACCGCCTCGCGGACTGGCTGCGCGCCGCCCACATCACAGATGAGCTGGCCGCCGACATCGTGCTGGTCGTCAACGAGGCCTGCACCAATTGCGTCGAGCATGCCTACCGGGGCTTCGTCGCGGGCACCATGGTGGTCGAGGCCAGCCTTGGCGACGGCGAAGTGCGCACCCGGATCACCGATTACGGTTCGTGGAAGGCGCCGGCCGCCAACCCGGTCAACGGCGGGCGCGGTTTGCCGCTGATCAGGGCGCTCAGCCAGTCGACGCAACTCGACACCGCGGCCACCGGCACCACCGCCGACATCACCTTCCAATTGCCCACGGAATCCGGCTAG
- a CDS encoding SpoIIE family protein phosphatase, producing the protein MHENGRFGPIEWARAGRPLPSEYTSGDRGIAVDIDGEAALFGVVDGLGHGPAAAEAALRAIDTVDRASSERIEVLIQLCHRVLAGTRGVAMTLARVDFGTNVLTWAGVGNVSADLVAKAPTGVHVRSSARITSGIVGYRIPEIRPAQVVSIRPGDLLVMRTDGIAEDYLDHIDFSAAAVAIAEELLGKDAKETDDAMVLTARHRGAST; encoded by the coding sequence GTGCATGAAAACGGCCGTTTCGGACCCATCGAGTGGGCGAGGGCGGGTCGCCCTCTGCCCAGCGAGTACACCTCCGGTGATCGCGGTATCGCGGTCGACATCGACGGTGAGGCAGCGCTTTTCGGCGTGGTGGACGGCCTCGGCCATGGGCCTGCTGCCGCCGAAGCCGCGCTGCGTGCTATCGATACGGTCGACCGCGCCAGTTCCGAGCGGATAGAAGTTTTGATTCAGCTCTGCCACCGGGTGTTAGCCGGCACCAGGGGGGTCGCAATGACGTTGGCGCGGGTCGACTTTGGCACCAATGTGCTGACGTGGGCCGGTGTTGGCAACGTGTCCGCGGATCTGGTGGCCAAGGCACCGACCGGTGTCCACGTCCGATCCAGTGCACGCATCACCTCGGGCATCGTCGGCTACCGCATCCCGGAAATCAGGCCCGCACAGGTGGTTTCGATTCGTCCCGGAGACCTGCTCGTGATGCGGACCGACGGAATCGCCGAAGACTACTTGGACCACATCGACTTCTCGGCCGCCGCCGTGGCCATCGCTGAAGAACTCCTCGGGAAGGACGCTAAGGAAACCGACGATGCGATGGTGCTGACGGCGCGGCACAGGGGGGCCTCGACGTGA
- a CDS encoding anti-sigma regulatory factor: protein MAADIVVAIDNPDDIVEARKAGHQLALDLGFSLTDVTMIATAISEIARNITSYAGRGSVRVGVADRDGRKALVVRAEDQGPGIADIERAMEDGYSTGRGLGMGLPGARRLMDRLVVESTVGQGTVIEMWKWVPPRA from the coding sequence GTGGCGGCTGATATCGTCGTCGCCATCGACAATCCCGACGACATCGTCGAAGCCCGCAAGGCGGGACACCAGCTCGCCCTCGATCTGGGATTCTCGCTGACCGACGTCACGATGATCGCCACCGCGATCTCCGAAATCGCGCGCAACATCACCAGCTACGCGGGCCGCGGCTCCGTCCGGGTCGGGGTGGCCGACCGGGACGGCCGCAAGGCCCTGGTGGTGCGCGCCGAGGATCAAGGGCCCGGGATCGCCGACATCGAACGCGCGATGGAAGACGGCTATTCGACCGGCCGCGGACTGGGAATGGGGTTGCCGGGCGCGCGCCGCCTGATGGACCGGTTGGTCGTCGAGTCCACGGTCGGCCAGGGCACCGTTATCGAGATGTGGAAATGGGTCCCTCCTCGTGCATGA
- a CDS encoding STAS domain-containing protein: MPVPILKQGSILIASVQAALSDSDAERLRYDLMERVSRFRAQGIIVDVTAIDVMDSFAARSLRTIAHMTRLRGADTVIVGLQPEVAFAMVQLGLAFDDMNTALDLEEGLSLLNRQLAQRKPTIGRDGGG, translated from the coding sequence ATGCCAGTACCGATCCTGAAACAGGGTTCGATCCTCATCGCGTCGGTGCAGGCCGCGCTGTCAGACTCCGACGCCGAACGGCTGCGTTATGACCTCATGGAACGTGTCAGCCGGTTCCGCGCGCAGGGCATCATCGTCGACGTCACGGCCATCGACGTCATGGATTCCTTCGCGGCCCGGTCGCTGCGCACGATCGCGCACATGACCCGGCTGCGCGGCGCGGACACGGTGATCGTCGGCCTGCAGCCGGAAGTGGCGTTCGCGATGGTCCAGCTCGGCCTGGCATTCGACGACATGAACACCGCGCTGGACCTGGAAGAGGGCTTATCTCTTCTGAATCGCCAACTGGCGCAACGGAAACCGACGATCGGGCGCGATGGTGGCGGCTGA
- a CDS encoding STAS domain-containing protein codes for MSDSPSDFNSTGTTAQVVGISSEGLLPQLVQHLRQNRTVLREEWARRITEAELLTAMTPEELFSEATAVYDNYVEVLETGSVEALQAYARDLSERIIPRGVETDEVVGIVLLLRDVLARSLFEKYQTEFEMLNRVLDAYEPAANRIANTVAVSFVQERERIIRQQQEAIRELSTPVLQVREQLLILPIIGVLDSQRARQVTEQLLRAIRANRAKVVVIDITGVPTIDSTVANHLVQTVDASGLMGASVIITGLSSEIALTLVTIGLDLSKMNAVGDLQGGIEEAERLLGYEVTRTGEQTG; via the coding sequence ATGTCGGATTCGCCGTCGGATTTCAACAGTACCGGCACCACAGCGCAAGTCGTCGGCATTTCCAGCGAGGGGTTGTTGCCCCAGCTCGTTCAGCATCTACGGCAGAATCGGACCGTTTTGCGGGAGGAATGGGCCCGCCGCATCACCGAGGCAGAGTTGCTCACCGCGATGACGCCCGAGGAGCTCTTTTCCGAAGCGACGGCCGTCTACGACAACTACGTCGAGGTGCTCGAGACCGGTAGCGTCGAGGCGCTGCAGGCCTACGCCCGCGACCTGTCCGAACGCATCATCCCGCGTGGCGTGGAAACCGACGAGGTCGTCGGCATCGTGCTGCTGTTGCGCGACGTGCTGGCGCGCTCGCTGTTCGAGAAGTACCAGACCGAATTCGAGATGCTCAACCGGGTGCTGGACGCCTACGAGCCCGCCGCCAACCGGATCGCCAACACCGTGGCGGTCAGCTTCGTGCAGGAACGTGAGCGCATCATCCGCCAGCAGCAGGAGGCGATCCGGGAGCTCTCGACGCCGGTGCTGCAGGTGCGTGAGCAGTTGCTGATCCTGCCGATCATCGGAGTGTTGGACAGCCAGCGCGCCCGCCAGGTCACCGAACAGCTGCTGCGCGCCATCCGCGCCAACCGCGCGAAGGTGGTGGTCATCGACATCACGGGTGTGCCGACCATCGACTCGACGGTGGCCAACCACCTGGTGCAGACCGTCGACGCGTCGGGGCTGATGGGCGCCAGCGTGATCATCACCGGCCTGTCCTCCGAGATTGCGCTGACGCTGGTGACGATCGGCCTGGACCTGTCGAAGATGAACGCGGTCGGTGACCTGCAGGGCGGTATCGAGGAAGCCGAGCGACTGCTGGGCTACGAGGTGACTCGTACCGGCGAGCAGACCGGTTGA
- a CDS encoding STAS domain-containing protein, with the protein MSAPDSITTLVEDHDGVSVVSVSGEIDLVTAPALEQAIGAVVAESPTALVIDLSAVEFLGSVGLKILAATYEKLGKDTGFGVVARGPATRRPIHLTGLDKTFPLYPTLDDALTAVRDGKLNG; encoded by the coding sequence TTGTCAGCTCCTGATTCGATTACCACGTTGGTTGAAGACCACGACGGCGTTTCTGTGGTCAGTGTCAGCGGCGAAATCGATTTGGTCACGGCTCCTGCCCTGGAACAGGCCATCGGCGCGGTCGTTGCGGAGAGTCCCACGGCACTGGTCATCGATCTCTCAGCGGTGGAATTCCTCGGCTCGGTCGGGCTGAAGATCCTGGCCGCGACGTACGAGAAGCTGGGCAAGGACACCGGGTTCGGTGTGGTCGCGCGCGGCCCGGCCACCCGACGGCCGATTCACCTGACCGGTCTGGACAAGACCTTCCCGCTGTACCCGACGCTTGACGACGCGCTGACCGCGGTGCGGGACGGCAAACTCAACGGCTAG
- a CDS encoding HAD family hydrolase, translating to MTLRSGAGGAPAVLFDVDGTLVDSNYLHVHAWRRAFDAEGIVVASWQIHRCIGMDGSRLVRALSDDAPDDVQERLSDKHSQYYREITALLEPLPGARALLRRVADLGLQVVLASSAPEDELEILRKVLDCDDVISETTSSRDVDTAKPEPGIVQVALDRARVDAGHAVFVGDAVWDAHAAAGAHVPCIGLLSGGIARAELQEAGAAPIFADPQDLLDHLDTTRIAEWVPGG from the coding sequence ATGACGTTGCGATCGGGTGCGGGCGGCGCACCCGCCGTCCTCTTCGACGTCGACGGCACCCTGGTGGATTCCAACTACCTGCATGTCCACGCGTGGCGGCGCGCGTTCGACGCCGAAGGCATCGTGGTGGCGTCGTGGCAGATCCACCGCTGCATCGGCATGGACGGCTCGAGGCTGGTGCGGGCGCTGTCCGACGACGCCCCCGACGACGTGCAGGAGCGCCTCAGCGACAAGCACAGCCAGTACTACCGGGAGATCACCGCGCTACTGGAGCCGTTGCCCGGGGCCCGCGCATTGCTGCGCCGCGTCGCGGACCTGGGACTGCAGGTCGTGCTCGCCAGCTCGGCGCCCGAGGACGAGTTGGAGATCTTGCGAAAGGTGCTCGATTGCGACGACGTCATCTCCGAAACCACGTCATCCCGTGACGTCGACACCGCCAAACCCGAACCGGGCATCGTGCAGGTGGCGCTGGACCGGGCCCGGGTGGACGCCGGGCACGCCGTGTTCGTCGGGGATGCCGTGTGGGACGCGCACGCCGCGGCGGGCGCGCACGTGCCGTGCATCGGACTGCTCAGCGGCGGCATCGCCCGCGCGGAGTTGCAGGAGGCCGGGGCCGCCCCGATCTTCGCCGACCCGCAAGACCTGCTCGATCATCTGGACACCACCCGAATCGCGGAATGGGTGCCCGGCGGCTGA
- a CDS encoding DUF4193 domain-containing protein: MATTTDYDARRVSDNDTQDKSPLRELAPTLHGAATTVADEDPNDVHFFELPGADLSGEELTVTVIPQRADEFTCSSCFLVQHRSRMRRSSSGLPVCADCA; the protein is encoded by the coding sequence ATGGCGACCACCACTGACTACGACGCACGCCGTGTATCCGACAACGACACCCAGGACAAGTCCCCGCTGCGCGAGCTGGCACCAACCCTGCACGGGGCCGCCACCACCGTGGCCGACGAGGACCCCAATGATGTCCACTTCTTCGAGCTGCCCGGCGCCGACCTGTCCGGGGAGGAGCTGACGGTGACCGTCATCCCCCAGCGGGCCGACGAGTTCACCTGCTCGAGTTGCTTTTTGGTGCAGCACCGCAGCCGGATGCGTCGCTCCAGCTCCGGCCTGCCGGTCTGTGCCGACTGCGCGTAA
- a CDS encoding restriction endonuclease: MEKILGSLLLLGFALPWYFTQKATGSPSAGFLAGLGGLALAVAVLWWLSVQRDRRQADARRRRDLKCAKSGLRAIDRMSGTDFEEFVAAQLRVAGYSVMPTASTGDYGVDLIAKKDGVRMAVQCKRLAKAVGVAAVQQVVSGSRHHGCNRAVVVTNQTFTKAARALAITHHCRLVGRTQLQNWTRVASLPARGS; encoded by the coding sequence ATGGAGAAGATTCTCGGGTCGCTTCTCTTGCTGGGGTTTGCTCTCCCTTGGTATTTCACGCAAAAAGCCACCGGCAGCCCGTCGGCGGGATTCCTGGCCGGCCTGGGCGGGCTCGCGCTCGCGGTCGCCGTCCTGTGGTGGCTCTCAGTGCAGCGGGACCGCCGTCAGGCCGACGCACGCCGCCGGCGCGACCTCAAATGTGCGAAATCCGGGCTGCGCGCCATCGATCGAATGTCGGGCACCGACTTCGAGGAATTCGTTGCCGCGCAGTTGCGCGTCGCCGGCTACAGCGTCATGCCGACGGCGAGCACCGGCGACTACGGAGTAGATCTCATCGCCAAGAAGGACGGCGTCCGCATGGCGGTGCAATGCAAAAGGCTGGCCAAGGCCGTCGGCGTCGCCGCGGTGCAACAGGTCGTGTCCGGGTCGCGCCACCACGGCTGCAACCGGGCGGTCGTGGTGACCAACCAGACGTTCACGAAGGCGGCCCGCGCATTGGCGATCACCCACCACTGCCGCCTGGTGGGTCGCACGCAACTGCAGAACTGGACGCGGGTGGCGTCCCTTCCCGCGCGCGGTAGCTAG
- a CDS encoding GAF and ANTAR domain-containing protein, with amino-acid sequence MTNFEDFTLLTDVLRAIYSADAADFPQVLDELTRAAARWVPGAKEAGITVTSRQNEVSSPSVTDDCARLLDEFQQRHLEGPCVHAAWTRKVVIINDLETDSRWPKYQADALAQTPVRSILSLPMYADELSMGALNFYAESPQAFSDDSRRVAAVFATLGALAWSNVVRTQQFMEALSTRDTIGQAKGILMERYDLDDHTAFNTLIKLSQSMNTPLRDIARRVIEDATRR; translated from the coding sequence GTGACCAATTTTGAAGATTTCACCCTGCTCACCGACGTTCTGCGCGCCATCTATTCGGCGGACGCGGCCGACTTCCCGCAGGTGCTGGACGAGCTGACCAGGGCGGCGGCGCGGTGGGTGCCCGGCGCGAAGGAGGCGGGGATCACCGTCACCAGCCGGCAGAACGAGGTCAGCAGCCCGTCGGTCACCGACGACTGCGCCAGGTTGCTCGACGAGTTCCAGCAACGCCACCTCGAAGGGCCGTGCGTGCACGCCGCGTGGACCCGCAAGGTCGTCATCATCAACGACCTCGAGACCGACTCGCGCTGGCCGAAATACCAAGCCGACGCGCTCGCCCAGACGCCCGTTCGCAGCATCCTGTCACTACCGATGTACGCCGACGAACTGAGCATGGGAGCGCTGAACTTTTATGCCGAAAGCCCGCAGGCCTTTTCCGACGACTCTCGCCGAGTGGCCGCCGTCTTCGCCACGCTGGGCGCCCTGGCGTGGAGCAACGTCGTCCGCACCCAGCAGTTCATGGAGGCCCTGAGCACCCGCGACACGATCGGGCAAGCCAAAGGCATCCTGATGGAGCGCTATGACCTCGATGACCACACGGCGTTCAACACACTGATCAAACTCTCGCAGAGCATGAACACCCCGTTGCGCGATATCGCGCGCCGGGTCATCGAGGACGCAACCCGGCGCTGA
- a CDS encoding PLP-dependent cysteine synthase family protein, whose product MTGRTRIAVRSRSRRWTDDAIRLIHADAHRSADTHLLRYPLPSAWSAGADIALYLKDETTHITGSLKHRLARSLFLYALCNGWIDEGTTVVEASSGSTAVSEAYFAALLGLPFVAVMPAATSASKVVLIEAHGGRCHFVQSAGEMYAEAERVARETGGHYLDQFTNAERATDWRGNNNIAESIFEQMGEERFSVPEWIVVGAGTGGTSATIGRYIRYRRHATRLCVVDPENSAFFPAYAQGRDDVVMPGSSRIEGIGRPRVEPSFLPGVVDRMVAVPDAASIAAARHVSAVLGRRVGPSTGTNVWGAFGLLAEMVAEGRSGSVVTLLADSGDRYRDTYFSDEWVAAQGLDPTGPAEALVEFERSCSWK is encoded by the coding sequence TTGACCGGGCGGACCCGGATCGCGGTCCGCAGCCGCTCACGTCGCTGGACCGACGACGCGATCCGGTTGATCCACGCCGACGCCCATCGCAGCGCCGACACCCACCTGCTGCGCTATCCGCTGCCGTCGGCGTGGAGCGCTGGCGCCGACATCGCGCTGTACCTCAAGGACGAGACCACCCACATCACCGGCAGCCTCAAGCACCGGCTGGCCCGCTCGTTGTTCCTCTACGCGCTGTGCAACGGCTGGATCGACGAGGGCACCACGGTCGTCGAGGCGTCGTCGGGTTCCACGGCGGTGTCGGAGGCCTATTTCGCGGCCCTGCTGGGGCTCCCATTCGTCGCGGTGATGCCGGCGGCGACGAGCGCATCGAAGGTGGTGCTCATCGAAGCCCACGGCGGCCGTTGCCATTTCGTGCAGAGCGCCGGCGAGATGTATGCCGAAGCCGAGCGCGTCGCCCGCGAGACCGGCGGACACTACCTGGACCAGTTCACCAACGCCGAACGCGCCACCGACTGGCGGGGCAACAACAACATCGCCGAGTCGATCTTCGAGCAGATGGGCGAGGAGCGCTTTTCCGTCCCCGAGTGGATCGTGGTCGGCGCCGGCACCGGCGGGACCAGCGCCACGATCGGCCGCTACATCCGCTACCGGCGCCACGCCACCCGGTTGTGCGTCGTCGACCCGGAGAACTCCGCCTTCTTTCCCGCCTACGCCCAAGGCCGCGACGACGTAGTGATGCCCGGCTCGTCGCGCATCGAGGGCATCGGCCGCCCGCGGGTGGAGCCGTCGTTTCTCCCCGGCGTGGTCGATCGCATGGTGGCCGTCCCGGACGCGGCCTCGATCGCGGCCGCGCGCCACGTCAGCGCCGTTTTGGGCCGCCGGGTGGGGCCGTCCACGGGCACCAACGTGTGGGGCGCGTTCGGCCTGCTCGCCGAGATGGTCGCCGAAGGCCGCAGCGGCTCGGTGGTGACGCTGCTCGCCGACAGCGGCGACCGCTACCGCGACACCTACTTCAGCGACGAGTGGGTCGCGGCGCAGGGACTCGACCCGACGGGCCCGGCCGAGGCGCTGGTCGAGTTCGAGCGTTCGTGCTCGTGGAAGTGA
- a CDS encoding metallophosphoesterase, with translation MADVLPALIRASAVALGSSVAGLGYAAIVERNAFVLREITMPVLSPGSTPLRVLHISDLHMTPGQRRKQAWLRELAGWEPDLVVNTGDNLAHPKAVPAVVQALGDLLSRPGVFVFGSNDYFGPRLKNPLNYVTNPSHRVRGEPLPWQDLRAAFTERGWLDLTHTRREFEVAGLHVAAAGVDDPHLDRDRYDTVAGPASPAANLRLGLTHSPEPRVLDRFAADGYQLVMAGHTHGGQVCLPFYGAVVTNCGLDRSRAKGPSRWGAHMQLHVSAGVGTSPFAPVRFCCRPEATMLTLIATPMGDRDAASDLSRSQPTASVR, from the coding sequence ATGGCCGATGTTCTGCCCGCCCTGATCCGTGCCAGTGCCGTGGCGCTCGGTTCGAGCGTCGCCGGCCTCGGCTACGCCGCGATCGTCGAGCGCAACGCCTTCGTCCTGCGCGAGATCACCATGCCCGTGCTGAGCCCGGGCTCCACACCGTTGCGCGTGCTGCACATCAGTGACCTCCACATGACGCCCGGCCAGCGGCGCAAACAGGCGTGGCTGCGCGAGCTGGCCGGCTGGGAGCCGGACCTGGTGGTCAACACCGGCGACAACCTGGCCCACCCGAAGGCCGTCCCGGCCGTCGTCCAGGCCCTGGGCGACCTGTTGTCGCGGCCGGGTGTCTTCGTCTTCGGCAGCAACGACTACTTCGGGCCGCGCCTGAAGAACCCGCTGAACTACGTGACCAACCCGTCGCACCGGGTGCGCGGCGAGCCGCTGCCCTGGCAGGACCTGCGCGCGGCGTTCACCGAGCGCGGCTGGCTCGACCTCACCCACACCCGGCGCGAGTTCGAGGTGGCCGGCCTGCACGTCGCGGCGGCAGGCGTGGACGACCCGCACCTCGACCGGGACCGCTACGACACCGTCGCGGGCCCGGCCAGCCCGGCGGCGAACCTGCGGCTGGGGCTGACCCATTCCCCGGAACCCAGGGTGCTGGACCGCTTCGCCGCCGACGGCTATCAACTGGTGATGGCCGGACACACCCACGGCGGACAGGTCTGCCTACCGTTCTACGGCGCGGTGGTGACCAACTGCGGGCTGGACCGCTCACGCGCCAAGGGGCCGTCGCGGTGGGGCGCGCACATGCAGCTGCACGTCTCCGCGGGGGTGGGGACCTCGCCGTTCGCGCCGGTGCGGTTCTGCTGCCGGCCGGAGGCGACCATGCTGACGTTGATCGCCACCCCGATGGGCGACCGCGACGCGGCCAGTGACCTGAGCCGTTCGCAGCCAACAGCTTCCGTGCGTTGA